Within the Saccharomonospora amisosensis genome, the region CGTACTCCTCCGACAGCGCCCGCTCGCCCGGCAACCTGCTGCCCGGACGCCACTCGCCGCGCTCGATGAACCCCGCCAGGTGGTCCGCCAGCAGCACGTATTCGTAGCCCGTCTTGTTGTCCGGGTTGTACTTCTTGCGTTCAGGACCGTTCATGAGGTGCAAAGATAGAACTGTCCTGTGCTGTGCCTGGCCCTGGACCGCGGTGTAGCGCGCTGTTATTCTCGTCATCCCCTGGGTGGGCGGCCGCCGAGGGGGCCTGGTGTGGCGCGCGGCGACAGCGACGACGGTAGTGACGGTGGCGGCCCGCCGGGCGCGGTGGCTCAGCCCAGTTCGGCGGGGCCGCGCTGCTCCGGCACGGGGTCGGCGCTGACCTGCCTGCTGACCTCCTTCAACCGCGCCGCGATGCGTTCGACGTCACCGGGGCCCAACCGCGTCGACGGCGCGCCGATGCCCAAAGCGGCGGGCAGCCGGGTGCCTGGCAGAGCGGCGGCAACACACCGCGCGCCGCATTCGTTCTCCTCGTCGTCGACGGCGTACCCGCTGGCGCGTACCCGTGCCAGCTCATCGAGGAAGGCCTCGACGGAGGTGATGGTCCGGTCGGTGAGCGCCCCCATGCCGGTACGGCCGAGCAACTCGCGTACCCGGGTGTCGCTGAGCCGGGACGCGACAGCCTTGCCGAGGGCGGTGGAATGCAGCGGATCTCGCTCTCCGCGCGCGCTCGCCAGCCGTATCCGGTTTCGGCTGTGCACGATGTCGACGTAGATCACGCGATCGCCGTCGAGGATTCCCAGGTGAGTACTCTCGTCGAACTCGTCGCGCAGCCGTTCCAGCCAGGGGCGCGCCCGCTCGCGCAGCACCTCGAGATGCCGTGACTGCATACCGACGAATCCGAGGCCGAGTCGGTACAGGCCGGTGTCCTCGGTACGTTCGACGTAGCGGTGTGCCTCAAGCGTCCACAGATAGCGAAAGGCTGACGATTTCGGCAGTTCGGTCGCCTGACCGACCTCGATCAGGGACACGCCGTCGATGGATTCCTGTAACAGGTTGAGAATCGAACAAACGCGTTCGACGGCGCGAACGGTGTAATCCGGTTCGTCGCCCGAGTCGCCCTCGACGGTGTCACTCCTGCCCAGTTCCCGTCGCCGTGGCACCGTTGACATCCCTTCGATTCCGGATCGTGAGTTTCAGAATCCTAGCCCTCCGGTGGTTTGTGAGCAGGGGGCCAGAAATGCGAGCGGAGCGGAGTTCGGAGTGAGTATCGACACCTCGTCGCGAGGTATGTCCACAGTGGTCCAGTGTTCGATGGTGTAACGAAGTCGGCGTGGCAACGATAGGCATCGTACGGCGCGCTGTGTCGGGCTATTCGAGGATAGGTATGCAATTTGCGAATTGCAGCATACACCCGTTTGGTGGTGTCGATGCTCGGCTCGGTGCACGAGGCTAGGGCGCATGCAGCTGAATGGGAGGAGCGGAGGCCGCTGGGTCCGGCAAGAGTCACGGGCGTGACCGTCTCGGGGCCCGGCTCTCCCCAGTGCCGCGGAGACAATGACCAGGTATTTCGAAAACTATCTAGACGGCCACTTCGATGA harbors:
- a CDS encoding IclR family transcriptional regulator, which encodes MPRRRELGRSDTVEGDSGDEPDYTVRAVERVCSILNLLQESIDGVSLIEVGQATELPKSSAFRYLWTLEAHRYVERTEDTGLYRLGLGFVGMQSRHLEVLRERARPWLERLRDEFDESTHLGILDGDRVIYVDIVHSRNRIRLASARGERDPLHSTALGKAVASRLSDTRVRELLGRTGMGALTDRTITSVEAFLDELARVRASGYAVDDEENECGARCVAAALPGTRLPAALGIGAPSTRLGPGDVERIAARLKEVSRQVSADPVPEQRGPAELG
- a CDS encoding GntR family transcriptional regulator: MNGPERKKYNPDNKTGYEYVLLADHLAGFIERGEWRPGSRLPGERALSEEYGVALDTIRKATQILRERGLVTTLKSKGTFVSEPK